A section of the Paenibacillus aurantius genome encodes:
- a CDS encoding DedA family protein — protein MGDWIHNILEFLTGLGYWGIMLGLMIEVIPSEIVLAYAGYLVSEGRINFVEAVIFGTIGGVIAQIFVYWIGRYGGRPFVEKFGKYLLIHKKHIDAAENWFTKYGTGVIFTARFIPVVRHAISIPAGMARMPLSKFTLYTTLAIIPWSILFIWLGEKLSSLGKNYEQIDEIAGPYTKPILAAAIGLTALYFIIKILLNRRKR, from the coding sequence ATGGGAGATTGGATACATAACATTCTGGAGTTTCTAACCGGGCTGGGGTATTGGGGCATCATGCTCGGGCTGATGATCGAAGTCATCCCCAGTGAAATTGTACTTGCCTATGCCGGTTATCTAGTCAGCGAGGGAAGAATCAATTTTGTCGAAGCGGTCATTTTCGGGACGATCGGCGGCGTTATCGCCCAGATTTTTGTTTACTGGATCGGGCGCTACGGCGGCCGGCCGTTTGTGGAGAAGTTCGGCAAATACCTGCTGATCCACAAGAAGCATATCGACGCGGCCGAGAACTGGTTTACCAAATACGGGACGGGCGTCATCTTCACGGCGCGGTTCATTCCGGTAGTCCGCCATGCCATTTCCATCCCGGCGGGGATGGCGCGCATGCCCTTGAGCAAGTTTACCCTTTATACGACGCTTGCCATTATTCCCTGGTCCATCCTGTTTATTTGGCTCGGGGAGAAGCTTAGCTCCCTAGGGAAGAATTATGAGCAGATCGACGAAATCGCGGGACCCTACACGAAGCCCATTCTCGCAGCGGCTATCGGGCTTACGGCCTTGTATTTCATTATCAAGATCCTTCTGAACCGCCGGAAGCGTTGA
- a CDS encoding aldolase catalytic domain-containing protein codes for MVKDNCKILDCTIRDGGLVNNWDFSVDFVRDLYQGLSDAGVEYMEIGYKNSPKLLKGADSGPWRFLDENFLRDVIPHKTATKLSALVDIGRVDENDILPREDSMLDLIRVACYIKDVEKGLELVQTFHDKGYETSLNIMALSHVLDHELVEAFEEIAKSPVDIVYVVDSYGSMDAKDIEFLVEKFKKHLPNKKLGIHTHNNMQLAFANTLTGLQHGVTYLDSSVYGMGRAAGNCPTELLLGLLKNTNYELRPVLDIIERHMLQIRKTWEWGYIIPYMVAGHLNEHPRVAMALRDSEDRDKFVDFYDKLTSPEVSAAGSKAD; via the coding sequence ATGGTCAAGGACAACTGCAAGATATTGGACTGTACGATCCGCGACGGCGGGCTGGTTAACAATTGGGATTTCAGCGTAGATTTCGTGAGAGACCTGTATCAGGGCTTAAGCGATGCCGGCGTGGAATATATGGAAATCGGGTATAAGAACTCCCCCAAGCTGCTGAAAGGCGCGGATTCCGGTCCATGGCGTTTTCTTGACGAGAACTTCCTGAGGGACGTTATTCCGCACAAGACGGCCACCAAGCTTTCGGCGCTGGTCGATATCGGCCGGGTGGACGAGAACGACATCCTTCCCCGCGAGGATTCCATGCTGGACCTGATTCGCGTAGCCTGCTACATCAAGGACGTGGAGAAGGGGCTGGAGCTCGTGCAGACCTTTCATGACAAGGGCTACGAAACGAGCCTTAACATCATGGCACTCTCCCATGTGCTCGACCACGAGCTGGTAGAAGCCTTCGAAGAAATAGCCAAGAGCCCGGTGGACATCGTGTATGTCGTCGATTCGTACGGCAGCATGGATGCGAAGGACATCGAATTCCTCGTGGAGAAGTTCAAGAAGCATCTCCCGAACAAGAAGCTCGGCATTCATACGCATAACAACATGCAGCTGGCCTTTGCCAATACGTTGACGGGGCTCCAGCACGGGGTTACCTACCTGGACTCCTCGGTATACGGTATGGGCCGCGCGGCCGGCAACTGCCCAACGGAGCTTCTGCTTGGCCTTCTGAAGAACACGAATTACGAGCTTCGTCCCGTTCTGGATATTATCGAGCGCCATATGCTCCAGATCCGCAAGACCTGGGAGTGGGGTTACATTATCCCTTACATGGTGGCCGGTCACCTGAACGAGCACCCGCGTGTGGCTATGGCCCTGCGCGACAGCGAGGACCGCGACAAGTTCGTGGACTTCTACGACAAGCTGACCTCTCCGGAAGTATCCGCGGCGGGAAGCAAGGCGGACTAA
- a CDS encoding VOC family protein — protein sequence MIHKLEHVGIMVKDMDASIRFYTEILNLELVGREKLDNGVELSFLSYPDTDHIQVELVGRGSDDIPAAGKVDHLAFTVSNIEAEVERLRGLGVKLIDEKPKTILGGVQIAFFYGPDGERLEFFQPKQA from the coding sequence ATGATACATAAACTAGAGCATGTCGGCATTATGGTGAAGGACATGGACGCTTCCATTCGATTCTATACGGAGATTCTGAACCTGGAGCTTGTCGGCCGGGAGAAGCTGGACAACGGGGTGGAGCTTTCCTTCCTGTCCTATCCGGATACGGATCACATTCAGGTGGAGCTCGTGGGGCGCGGCAGCGATGACATCCCGGCCGCCGGCAAGGTCGACCATCTGGCCTTTACGGTAAGCAACATCGAAGCGGAAGTGGAGCGTCTCAGAGGGCTTGGGGTGAAGTTGATCGACGAGAAGCCGAAGACCATTCTGGGCGGCGTTCAGATCGCCTTCTTCTATGGTCCCGACGGGGAACGCCTGGAATTCTTTCAACCGAAGCAAGCCTAA
- a CDS encoding MBL fold metallo-hydrolase — protein MIQIETVTLGPLETNAYLLSDPAAKRAVVIDPGMNPKALLRRIADLEVEAILLTHAHFDHIGGVDEVRRLKGCPVYLHDAEADWLTDAKKNGSARWPELGGPIATEPAEYALDEGQTLTLLGQTIRVFHTPGHSPGSVSFLMGEHLFSGDVLFRLGVGRTDLYGGSENALLDSIQDKLFALDDEVKVYPGHGPRTTIGYERDNNPYV, from the coding sequence ATGATACAAATCGAAACGGTCACACTCGGGCCATTGGAGACGAATGCTTACCTGCTGAGCGATCCCGCGGCCAAGCGGGCGGTCGTCATCGACCCCGGGATGAATCCGAAGGCGCTGCTTCGGCGGATCGCCGATCTGGAGGTGGAGGCGATTCTGCTGACGCATGCCCACTTTGACCATATCGGCGGGGTCGACGAAGTTCGCAGGCTGAAGGGCTGTCCGGTGTATCTTCACGATGCGGAAGCCGACTGGCTGACGGACGCGAAGAAGAACGGATCGGCCCGCTGGCCGGAGCTAGGCGGCCCGATTGCAACGGAGCCGGCGGAGTATGCCCTGGACGAAGGGCAGACGCTGACCCTGCTCGGCCAAACCATCCGCGTCTTCCATACGCCGGGACACTCGCCGGGAAGCGTTAGCTTCCTGATGGGAGAACATCTGTTCAGCGGGGACGTTCTCTTCCGCCTCGGGGTGGGACGAACCGACCTATACGGAGGAAGCGAGAACGCCCTGCTGGACTCGATTCAGGACAAGCTGTTCGCCCTCGATGATGAGGTCAAGGTTTACCCGGGACACGGACCCCGGACGACCATCGGCTATGAGAGGGACAACAATCCATACGTGTAA
- a CDS encoding thioredoxin family protein, which yields MAKNLANSLGTGLKPQAFIDSMQKNKEKFEEYYNAFEWTDAEDKEYFESLRNRDDLRCVILAADWCGDVVRNVPVVFRALENSGMPVEVLIKEENEDIMDQFLTMGGKSIPVVIFTDTGGFVLGQWGPRPEHVQAVMREFKKHNPDREAPDYNDNIQVARAEMMKQYGEGTGYQAVIVKELRDLISSF from the coding sequence ATGGCAAAAAATCTCGCTAACTCACTCGGAACCGGGCTGAAGCCGCAGGCATTTATCGATTCCATGCAGAAGAACAAGGAAAAGTTTGAGGAGTACTATAACGCTTTCGAATGGACCGATGCGGAAGATAAGGAGTATTTCGAATCCCTACGCAACCGCGACGACCTGCGCTGCGTGATCCTGGCCGCCGACTGGTGCGGGGATGTAGTCCGCAACGTACCGGTGGTGTTTCGGGCGCTGGAGAACAGCGGAATGCCGGTAGAGGTTCTGATCAAGGAAGAAAATGAGGACATCATGGACCAGTTTCTGACGATGGGCGGGAAGTCCATTCCCGTTGTCATCTTTACGGATACCGGCGGGTTTGTTCTCGGTCAATGGGGACCTCGTCCGGAGCACGTGCAAGCCGTTATGAGAGAATTCAAAAAGCACAATCCCGACCGGGAGGCTCCGGATTATAACGACAACATCCAGGTGGCCCGTGCCGAGATGATGAAGCAGTACGGGGAAGGGACCGGCTACCAAGCGGTCATCGTGAAGGAATTGCGCGATTTGATTTCCTCGTTCTAA
- a CDS encoding ATP-binding protein gives MKLSLYISVILSIILSANIVLYYYTSRDTLKRDLEGQVRMVAQEIAVVVEQSDQASAYLQEQLGGKLRLAAISAQGELDPDIRQVTDEELVKLSAKLEVSHISLLQRVNDDIVVVKSSDPKAVNKGVKELGYWYTALDQLLASHTVTVPQGQKLVNFWSGPLEISTTDPVHINKWGYYNDGSRDYIVSPFLKGNFLEEFIRVTGPDTLVNKLLKENPMFFEMTGFNPVYFGRDSTYPLSDGTKLTPEARKPIRFGTYQLPDARDEAEIRRVHEDGRSLMTEGNLSDGRRVIKSFIPIPGSKPYVIGIVTDAAAVYGVLKEQLVKHIFISLLLLAIIVATSYLFADYFIRPLDRILEKVNRIAAGDFGPPVTIRGTDEFSLLADRVNVMSDNLEASTARLKETVEELNSTKQYLESFITNTSDSIQVVDLEGRTILTNQAFETMYGWDANEAWGERLPLIPEDRLAETGRIYNLVKEGGQVTDVETVHRRKNGSCFDVSTTVSPIRGSRGEVVAVASISRDITGRKQTEEMLRRSEKLSVVGQLAAGVAHEIRNPLTTLRGFVQLQKEGGVRKPAHLDLMLSELDRINFIVSEFMVLSKPHVQSFSRKDLGQIIRDIVALLEPQAIMANVVLVTEFESGIPEVECVENQLKQVFVNLVKNGLEAMDEGGELKISLKKIDANRVMVRIVDEGCGIPADQLHRLGEPFFTNKESGNGLGLMVSQQIISNHKGHMLIRSEIGKGTCIDVTLPVSQP, from the coding sequence ATGAAATTGTCTTTGTATATTTCCGTCATTCTCTCGATTATCCTGTCGGCCAATATCGTTCTGTACTACTATACCTCGCGGGATACCCTGAAAAGGGACCTGGAGGGACAGGTCCGGATGGTCGCCCAGGAAATCGCTGTCGTCGTCGAACAATCGGACCAGGCATCCGCTTATTTACAGGAACAGCTGGGGGGGAAGCTGAGACTCGCCGCCATTTCGGCGCAGGGTGAGCTCGATCCCGATATCCGTCAGGTGACCGACGAAGAGCTGGTTAAGCTCAGTGCCAAGCTGGAGGTTTCCCATATTTCTTTGCTTCAGAGAGTAAACGATGATATTGTCGTGGTAAAATCGTCCGATCCCAAAGCCGTTAACAAAGGGGTCAAAGAGCTGGGCTACTGGTACACGGCGTTGGACCAGCTTTTGGCCAGCCACACCGTCACCGTTCCCCAAGGACAGAAGCTGGTGAATTTCTGGTCCGGCCCCCTGGAGATTTCCACGACGGATCCCGTTCATATTAACAAATGGGGGTATTATAACGACGGATCGAGGGATTATATTGTAAGCCCTTTTCTGAAAGGGAATTTTCTGGAAGAATTTATCCGGGTTACCGGACCGGATACGCTGGTGAATAAGCTTCTGAAGGAGAATCCGATGTTTTTTGAAATGACCGGGTTCAATCCGGTTTATTTCGGCAGGGATTCGACTTACCCCCTGTCCGATGGCACGAAGCTGACGCCGGAGGCGAGGAAGCCGATCCGGTTCGGGACCTACCAGCTTCCGGATGCAAGGGACGAAGCGGAAATCCGCCGGGTCCATGAGGATGGGCGGTCCTTGATGACCGAAGGGAATCTGTCCGACGGCCGAAGGGTCATCAAGAGCTTCATTCCCATTCCCGGCAGCAAACCGTATGTCATCGGAATCGTCACGGATGCGGCGGCCGTTTACGGGGTGCTTAAGGAGCAGCTGGTCAAGCACATCTTCATTTCCCTTCTCTTGCTCGCCATTATTGTGGCCACGAGCTATTTGTTTGCCGATTATTTCATTCGTCCCTTGGACCGCATTCTGGAGAAGGTCAATCGTATCGCGGCGGGTGACTTCGGTCCCCCCGTCACCATACGGGGGACCGATGAGTTCAGTCTGCTGGCCGACCGGGTGAATGTCATGTCGGACAATCTCGAGGCTTCGACGGCCCGGCTTAAAGAGACGGTGGAGGAGCTCAATTCCACGAAGCAGTACCTGGAATCGTTCATCACCAATACGTCGGACTCCATTCAGGTAGTGGATCTGGAAGGAAGAACGATCCTGACGAACCAAGCCTTCGAGACGATGTATGGCTGGGACGCGAACGAAGCCTGGGGAGAACGGCTCCCGCTCATTCCGGAGGACAGGCTCGCGGAAACGGGGAGGATCTACAACCTGGTCAAAGAAGGTGGCCAGGTGACGGATGTGGAAACGGTGCACCGGCGGAAGAACGGCAGCTGCTTTGATGTGAGCACCACCGTGTCTCCCATCCGGGGAAGCCGCGGAGAGGTGGTGGCGGTGGCTTCCATTTCCCGGGATATTACCGGACGCAAGCAGACGGAGGAGATGCTGCGCCGTTCGGAGAAGCTCTCCGTCGTCGGGCAGCTGGCCGCCGGAGTCGCGCATGAGATCCGCAACCCCCTGACGACGCTGCGGGGGTTCGTCCAGCTTCAGAAGGAGGGAGGGGTCCGCAAGCCGGCCCATCTGGATCTCATGCTTTCGGAGCTTGACCGGATTAACTTCATCGTAAGCGAATTTATGGTGCTTTCGAAGCCCCACGTCCAGTCCTTCTCCCGCAAGGATCTGGGTCAGATTATCCGGGATATCGTGGCTCTCCTGGAGCCTCAGGCCATCATGGCCAACGTCGTGCTGGTTACCGAGTTCGAGAGCGGGATTCCCGAGGTGGAGTGTGTGGAGAATCAGCTTAAGCAGGTGTTCGTCAACCTGGTGAAGAACGGGTTGGAGGCCATGGACGAAGGGGGAGAGCTGAAGATCTCCCTCAAAAAAATAGATGCGAACCGGGTAATGGTTCGCATCGTGGACGAAGGCTGCGGCATTCCCGCCGATCAGCTCCATCGTCTCGGAGAGCCCTTTTTTACTAACAAGGAATCCGGCAACGGGCTCGGGCTTATGGTCAGCCAGCAGATCATTTCCAATCATAAAGGCCATATGCTGATCCGCAGCGAGATCGGCAAGGGCACCTGCATTGACGTTACCCTGCCGGTCAGCCAGCCCTAA
- a CDS encoding NAD(P)H-hydrate dehydratase: MYIVTSEEMRRLDRHTIETIGLPALVLMENAGREIAREALELAREREAAGHRLRKRWLILAGKGNNGGDGLVAARHLLEAGVLAEVVYAEPPEALAGEAAVQRDIAARLGIPSFVYGTMEIPWDGYDGAIDALLGTGAKGAPRGPYAALIREANGAGVPVVAADVPSGLDADTGAVHEPCLRAERTVALAFLKRGLVQFPGAEAAGSVAVRPIGIPAALAEEHGVRVQLVTEAVLAGLGLDVSRKRSADSHKGSYGHALIAAGTQRMSGAGLLCAKAALRTGCGLATWAVPASLAPHLLGRLPEAMLAGIADAGHGDWTHVAAGAITALAAERDALAIGPGMGRYAEDDQWLREIWEGADCPLLLDADALNMLAEASDFASWPRREAGTVLTPHPGEMARLAGTTTAEVQKDRIGHASRYAAEHGVTLVLKGARTVIAAPDGRVYLNPTGNAAMAKGGSGDVLSGVIVSLLAQGLSDVQAACFGVYLHGLAGDRAAASRLTDSSLLPGDLVEHL, encoded by the coding sequence ATGTATATCGTAACCTCGGAGGAAATGCGCAGGCTGGACCGCCATACGATCGAGACGATCGGGCTTCCCGCGCTTGTGCTCATGGAAAACGCGGGAAGGGAAATCGCGCGGGAAGCGCTTGAGCTTGCCCGGGAACGGGAAGCCGCCGGGCACCGGCTGCGCAAGCGCTGGCTCATCCTGGCCGGCAAGGGCAACAACGGCGGGGACGGCCTCGTTGCGGCGCGTCACCTGCTCGAGGCCGGCGTCCTGGCCGAGGTCGTCTACGCGGAGCCGCCGGAGGCGCTCGCCGGGGAAGCGGCCGTGCAGCGCGACATCGCCGCCCGTCTCGGGATCCCTTCGTTCGTCTACGGGACGATGGAGATCCCTTGGGACGGCTATGACGGCGCCATCGACGCGCTCCTCGGCACCGGCGCCAAAGGCGCGCCGCGCGGCCCCTATGCGGCGCTCATCCGCGAGGCGAACGGCGCCGGCGTGCCGGTCGTCGCCGCGGACGTGCCGAGCGGCCTCGACGCCGATACCGGCGCCGTGCACGAGCCGTGCCTCCGCGCGGAACGCACGGTCGCCCTCGCTTTCCTGAAGCGGGGGCTCGTGCAGTTCCCCGGCGCGGAAGCGGCGGGCTCGGTGGCCGTCCGGCCGATCGGCATCCCGGCCGCGCTCGCAGAGGAGCACGGCGTGCGGGTGCAGCTCGTGACGGAGGCCGTGCTCGCGGGGCTCGGCCTCGACGTGAGCCGCAAGCGGAGCGCCGACTCGCACAAGGGCAGCTACGGCCACGCGCTCATCGCGGCCGGCACGCAGCGCATGAGCGGCGCCGGGCTGCTCTGCGCGAAGGCGGCGCTGCGTACGGGCTGCGGGCTCGCGACTTGGGCCGTGCCCGCGAGCCTCGCGCCGCATCTGCTCGGGCGTCTGCCCGAGGCGATGCTCGCCGGCATCGCGGACGCGGGCCACGGCGACTGGACGCACGTGGCCGCGGGCGCGATTACGGCGCTCGCCGCCGAGCGGGATGCGCTCGCGATCGGGCCCGGCATGGGCCGCTACGCCGAGGACGACCAGTGGCTGCGCGAGATCTGGGAAGGCGCCGATTGCCCGCTGCTGCTCGATGCCGATGCCCTCAACATGCTGGCGGAGGCGTCCGACTTCGCCTCGTGGCCCCGCCGGGAGGCCGGTACCGTGCTCACGCCCCACCCCGGCGAGATGGCCCGGCTCGCCGGGACGACCACCGCCGAGGTGCAGAAGGACCGCATCGGCCACGCCAGCCGGTATGCCGCCGAACACGGCGTTACGCTCGTGCTGAAGGGAGCACGTACCGTCATCGCCGCACCGGACGGCCGCGTTTACCTTAACCCCACCGGCAATGCGGCCATGGCTAAGGGCGGCTCCGGCGACGTATTATCCGGCGTCATCGTAAGCCTGCTTGCCCAAGGGCTGTCCGACGTGCAGGCCGCCTGCTTCGGGGTGTACCTGCACGGACTAGCGGGGGACCGGGCCGCGGCTTCCCGTCTCACGGACTCCTCTCTTCTGCCGGGCGATCTGGTGGAACATTTGTAG
- a CDS encoding cupredoxin domain-containing protein, with amino-acid sequence MIVSFKINRAKVLLTAGLCVAAAAAFLYFRYETKSAETMAQAENARVIPMVTAELKAKGPDGKDVEVYRWSPDTIPVKKGEAVTLSIRGFNGDDHHFVIEGLGVKGQVKKGKETTVSFTAEKEGIYKIVCLNHSDASHEGPMVGYIVVN; translated from the coding sequence ATGATCGTATCCTTCAAAATCAACCGGGCCAAGGTATTGTTGACCGCCGGCCTATGCGTCGCCGCTGCCGCCGCATTCCTCTACTTCCGGTACGAAACGAAATCCGCCGAAACGATGGCCCAAGCCGAAAACGCAAGGGTCATCCCGATGGTCACCGCCGAGCTGAAGGCCAAGGGCCCGGACGGCAAGGATGTGGAGGTGTACCGCTGGTCCCCCGACACGATCCCGGTTAAGAAGGGAGAAGCCGTCACCCTGTCCATCCGGGGCTTTAATGGGGACGACCACCACTTTGTCATCGAAGGCCTGGGCGTCAAGGGCCAGGTCAAAAAAGGAAAGGAAACGACCGTCTCCTTCACCGCCGAGAAAGAAGGCATCTACAAAATCGTGTGCCTCAACCACTCCGATGCGAGCCATGAAGGCCCGATGGTCGGGTATATCGTGGTTAACTGA
- a CDS encoding P-loop NTPase family protein produces the protein MKQILPVDGRRRVAVFIGTTPNIGTTLVAYSAAVAVARETGGRIGYLCLNLKSSKLHRYLGIDEAPASLDSLRADLKSRSLTKERLMQHCKKVPGADGLSLLFGSLLREQAEFFQPEDVEHLLCVAEEAFDLVIAEVNAYWDNAATVCAMEQASERFVVTTPDITHFQEDFQRWMRTSCSLLGIPLSACRLIVNGGDPGGGGGIRSKDIAKDMGVELVAELTRYPDVTRFINQGTLTEWAAGQPLLRRQLDSVADYLMKMSGLAPAPAKARKTMKERMFPRISV, from the coding sequence ATGAAGCAGATCCTGCCAGTAGACGGAAGGAGAAGGGTAGCTGTTTTCATCGGCACGACCCCGAATATCGGCACGACGCTGGTTGCGTATTCCGCTGCCGTTGCCGTCGCCAGGGAAACCGGAGGGAGAATCGGCTACCTGTGTCTCAATCTCAAAAGCTCGAAACTGCATCGGTACTTGGGCATAGACGAAGCTCCCGCTTCCTTGGACAGCCTGAGGGCGGATCTGAAATCCCGCTCGCTCACCAAGGAGAGGCTGATGCAGCATTGCAAGAAGGTGCCGGGCGCCGACGGCCTGTCCCTTCTTTTCGGGAGCCTGCTGAGGGAGCAGGCGGAATTTTTTCAGCCGGAGGACGTGGAGCATCTTCTCTGCGTAGCCGAGGAGGCATTCGATCTGGTTATCGCCGAAGTGAACGCGTATTGGGACAATGCCGCCACTGTTTGCGCCATGGAACAGGCCTCCGAGCGGTTCGTGGTCACCACTCCTGACATTACGCATTTTCAGGAGGACTTTCAGAGGTGGATGCGCACGTCGTGCTCCCTTCTCGGAATCCCGCTATCGGCCTGCCGGCTGATTGTGAACGGAGGCGATCCGGGAGGGGGCGGAGGAATTCGCTCCAAGGACATCGCCAAGGACATGGGAGTGGAGTTGGTGGCCGAGCTGACCCGGTATCCGGACGTAACCCGTTTCATCAATCAGGGGACGTTGACGGAATGGGCGGCGGGTCAGCCGCTCCTACGCCGGCAGCTGGACTCCGTTGCGGATTATTTAATGAAGATGAGCGGGCTTGCTCCCGCTCCGGCCAAAGCCCGAAAGACCATGAAGGAACGGATGTTTCCCCGAATAAGCGTGTAG
- a CDS encoding SAF domain-containing protein: protein MNRKRNLVISTGALLLAGLLVYGVYLLQIRQVELQQTVGVVVPKEFIKAGTLLTEDMLEVMPMVKGAYREQMAVRVEDLVGQENLVPLGGKEPVLLWKLDRFHLMPGEGQATFQIPKDYILSLSGGIRAGDQVRLYLSGKEGAIRLFPHDITVASVKSAANVEVDDSKQSAMTSRFSGDAEKMYASRREANGAIDQINLNLTEEEWIRIDEACRSKQSKLVIAFSSASLPLPPKGVEP, encoded by the coding sequence TTGAACCGAAAAAGGAACTTAGTGATCAGTACCGGAGCCCTTCTTCTGGCCGGGCTGCTGGTCTATGGGGTGTATCTGCTCCAAATCCGTCAGGTGGAGCTGCAGCAGACGGTAGGGGTCGTCGTCCCTAAGGAATTCATCAAGGCAGGGACGCTTCTTACGGAGGATATGCTGGAGGTTATGCCGATGGTAAAGGGAGCATACCGGGAGCAAATGGCCGTAAGGGTGGAAGACTTGGTCGGCCAGGAGAATCTCGTTCCGCTTGGAGGGAAAGAGCCAGTGCTTCTCTGGAAGCTGGACCGGTTTCATCTCATGCCGGGGGAAGGGCAGGCTACCTTCCAGATCCCGAAGGACTATATTCTCTCCTTATCCGGAGGAATCCGGGCGGGGGATCAGGTCCGGCTGTACTTGTCCGGGAAGGAGGGGGCGATCCGGCTGTTCCCCCATGACATTACCGTTGCTTCCGTGAAGTCCGCCGCTAATGTAGAGGTGGATGATTCGAAGCAGTCTGCCATGACCTCCCGGTTCAGCGGAGACGCGGAGAAGATGTATGCCTCCCGCAGGGAGGCAAACGGGGCGATCGATCAAATCAATCTCAACCTGACGGAGGAGGAGTGGATCCGGATAGACGAAGCCTGCCGGAGCAAGCAGTCCAAGCTGGTGATCGCCTTCAGCTCGGCATCCCTTCCTCTTCCGCCGAAAGGAGTGGAACCATGA
- a CDS encoding dehydrogenase has protein sequence MYQPGKEKHADPNSIPSARKIRRACSKELYRTIKRLKVWIPPEQVLQAEELYYKKVILNLPYIVENGSNRKLLADWFEENAASDIAKLWNLEPGAVASAFRNAFGG, from the coding sequence ATGTATCAACCGGGCAAAGAAAAGCATGCGGACCCGAACAGCATTCCTTCCGCCCGCAAAATCCGCCGAGCTTGCAGCAAAGAGCTGTACCGCACGATCAAAAGGCTGAAGGTATGGATTCCTCCGGAGCAGGTGCTGCAGGCCGAAGAGCTCTATTACAAAAAAGTAATCCTGAATCTGCCTTATATCGTTGAGAACGGCAGCAACCGCAAGCTTCTCGCGGACTGGTTCGAGGAGAATGCGGCTTCCGACATCGCCAAGCTGTGGAACCTGGAGCCGGGAGCGGTAGCATCAGCCTTCCGGAATGCTTTTGGAGGCTGA
- the map gene encoding type I methionyl aminopeptidase: MIIIKTPEEIEKMRAAGRLLASCHQEIKKRIKPGVTTWEIDQFVEKYLEEHGAVPEQKGYHGYEYATCASVNDVICHGFPKKEPLKEGDIVTIDMVVNLDGWLADSAWSYPVGTVSPEAQALLETTEESLYRGIEKAVIGNRIGDISNAIQTFAEGRGYSVVRQFIGHGIGSEMHEAPEVPHYGPAGKGPRLKEGMVLTIEPMLNIGRYEAKVDADGWTARTVDGSLSAQYEHTLAITKDGPLILTKL; this comes from the coding sequence GTGATCATAATCAAGACCCCCGAAGAAATAGAGAAGATGAGAGCGGCCGGCCGTCTGCTGGCCTCCTGTCATCAGGAAATCAAGAAGAGAATCAAGCCCGGCGTGACGACCTGGGAGATCGACCAGTTCGTCGAGAAGTACCTGGAGGAACACGGCGCGGTGCCCGAACAGAAGGGCTACCACGGCTACGAGTACGCCACCTGCGCCTCCGTCAACGACGTCATCTGCCATGGCTTTCCTAAGAAGGAGCCGCTGAAGGAAGGCGATATCGTGACCATCGACATGGTGGTCAACCTCGACGGCTGGCTCGCCGATTCCGCGTGGTCCTATCCGGTCGGAACGGTTTCCCCGGAAGCCCAGGCGCTTCTCGAAACGACCGAGGAGTCCCTCTACCGGGGGATTGAGAAGGCCGTGATCGGCAACCGGATCGGAGACATCTCGAATGCGATCCAGACCTTCGCCGAAGGACGCGGCTATTCGGTCGTACGGCAGTTTATCGGCCACGGCATCGGCTCGGAGATGCATGAGGCTCCGGAGGTGCCCCACTACGGACCCGCCGGAAAGGGCCCCCGGCTGAAGGAAGGCATGGTACTCACCATTGAGCCGATGCTGAACATCGGACGCTACGAGGCGAAGGTCGATGCGGACGGCTGGACCGCCCGTACCGTGGACGGCAGCTTGTCCGCCCAGTACGAGCATACACTGGCCATTACGAAGGACGGCCCGTTGATCTTAACGAAGCTGTAA